Proteins found in one Clostridium kluyveri DSM 555 genomic segment:
- a CDS encoding ribosomal protein L7/L12 gives MNYIIIGGLIGAGLLIWIISSISQIRSDIARINVNLNKTAKQVGVPDTITDELKCLLSENKKIEAVKKYRTATGLGLKEAKEYIDSLNN, from the coding sequence ATGAATTATATAATTATCGGTGGGCTTATAGGAGCAGGACTATTAATATGGATAATAAGTAGTATTAGTCAGATAAGAAGTGATATAGCACGTATAAATGTAAATTTAAATAAAACTGCTAAACAAGTTGGAGTACCTGATACAATAACAGATGAGTTAAAATGCCTTCTTTCAGAAAATAAAAAAATTGAGGCAGTAAAAAAATATAGAACTGCTACTGGACTGGGATTAAAAGAAGCCAAAGAATACATTGATTCTTTAAATAACTAA
- a CDS encoding terminase small subunit produces the protein MDVFLHPQNKTNEVGGVNVDMPTQRSPNRYKAFEIYKGHVEDIKLKDIGKKLNVSDIQIRKWKSKDKWDEKLKGTLPLKSNVTNAEKCDEKKPLEEEVQEVLNNPELTDKQRLFCIYYSKRFNATKAYQKAYGCDYITANTTGSRLLVNACIREEIQKLKQGNRAMLNPDDIFQKYMDIAFSNMTDYTG, from the coding sequence TTGGACGTTTTTCTTCATCCCCAAAACAAAACGAATGAGGTAGGTGGTGTCAATGTAGACATGCCGACACAGAGAAGTCCGAACAGGTATAAAGCATTTGAGATTTACAAGGGACATGTTGAGGATATTAAGCTTAAGGATATTGGAAAAAAGTTAAATGTATCTGATATCCAAATACGTAAATGGAAAAGTAAAGATAAATGGGATGAAAAATTGAAAGGTACGTTACCATTGAAAAGTAACGTTACCAATGCAGAAAAATGTGATGAAAAAAAGCCTTTAGAAGAGGAAGTTCAAGAAGTTTTAAATAACCCTGAACTTACCGATAAACAAAGGCTTTTTTGCATTTATTACTCTAAACGCTTTAATGCCACCAAAGCCTATCAGAAAGCATATGGGTGTGATTATATAACAGCTAATACCACAGGATCTCGGTTGCTTGTAAATGCTTGTATAAGAGAAGAAATACAAAAGTTGAAACAAGGGAATAGAGCAATGTTAAATCCAGATGATATATTTCAGAAGTATATGGATATAGCTTTTAGTAATATGACCGACTATACTGGATGA
- a CDS encoding aspartyl-phosphate phosphatase Spo0E family protein gives MSQIDNILSQIESLKRNLDNLITQKDSLLDSEIIIASQMLDSMLNKYSKIVKERMDK, from the coding sequence ATGTCTCAGATAGATAATATTCTATCACAAATAGAGTCTTTAAAAAGAAATCTTGACAATCTAATCACGCAGAAAGATAGTTTATTAGATTCAGAAATAATTATTGCAAGTCAAATGCTAGATTCAATGTTAAATAAATATAGTAAAATAGTTAAAGAGAGAATGGATAAATAA
- a CDS encoding TnpV protein gives MLYPNIEIDGEDKLKDLGKHSLLRLNYLHEQRSQMYRKLLLTGKLAQHCTAIDKTAFDMAEQVRSDYLKSPSTDG, from the coding sequence TTGTTATATCCCAACATTGAAATTGATGGAGAAGATAAACTTAAGGATTTAGGGAAACACAGCTTGTTGCGACTAAACTATCTACACGAACAAAGATCACAGATGTATCGGAAACTTCTTCTGACCGGCAAACTGGCACAACATTGTACAGCTATTGATAAGACTGCCTTTGATATGGCGGAACAAGTTCGTTCTGACTACCTAAAATCTCCATCCACTGACGGATGA